The genomic stretch CGTCGgcttttgttttcttggatTTTGAAGTGCAATGGCTTCTGGGGTGAAATATTCCTTTAATCTTTGGTTGGGCCAGAGGAGTGTAAGGACATGATTGCTGATGGCACACTAAGCATAAAGACAGCAAACAATTCCAGCCAAAGCAACATTACAGAGAGACAAACCTCAGCAAACATGCTGCATGTGAGGCGGTTACCTTCCAGAACTTTCCTCACCAATCTCAAAACCTTAACGTCTGTGAAATATAACTCTTTCATAGAACAATATCTACTGACATCGGTGACACACACCACATTCCCACACCACACTCTGTACACCTGTACAATATGAGCTTATATACAATAcattacagtacagtacaaaACAGGTCAAATCCAAGTGCGCAACGTAGGGGCAGGCAGCAGTAGAACATCGAGTTAGCAGGAGGATCGCgcacgcgcgcgtgtgtgtgtgtgtgtgtgtgtgtgtgtgtgtgtgtgtaagcatgtGCCTCCTAATTTTCATAAAAACACAAGTCTCTTTTAGGGACTAATAATCAGGAGGCAGTGGCCGTAATCAAAACAGCaggagcacgcacacacacacacacacacatacacatgaaaaGTCTCATTGGCTGTTCTCACTGTCCTTCAGGCTAATCTGAACATCCCGATGGGAGCTCTGCGTCCAGGGGCGGGACATCCTGtcaagaggagagaggagacagtAGAAGCAGAAGAGGTGAGACAGTCCACAAGTCTGCATTTTCCTCATCACCACTCTGCCCACAGCTTAAGCTCAACAGgcaaacagagacagacacagataaGAGCTGGATGACTTGTCAGCTTGTGGGGCTGATGTCTTTATCTTTTCTTCTTCATGCTGTGGTCACATTTAACTTGTAAAAAATCAATATACACATGACCACCTCCAGGATCTGCATGCATTTACAACTTGCAAATTTATGTTAACATAGACATGCAAAGtataaagtaaaagaaaacatttactaGTTTGGCTTTATTCAGGTTTTGTGCTTCTAATGTAAGTTTTTATGTATAATTAGGTTTTGATTCATGCTACCTATTTATTCCTGTGTTTAATCAacaataaaagaaacatttagggacattttcagctttgtttAGATATTTTGAGCAGATTCTGTTTTGTGTTCACTTTATATCACAACACAGTATAATACAGTGCAGGGCATGGTGGTCCTTTTCTAAGATTTCCAAGATTAAAGCTagaaatttgaaagaaaaaactacaaaatGATTTGAGATTCACTGTTTAAAGAAGCAGTTTCCTGAGAAATActtttaattgaaattaaaaaagacTTAGCAAGTtagtttatggtttcatatttttattctcagAGTCCACTGTACATGATTTGCATGATtcggagttaaaaaaaaacaaaaaaaaccttatcTATCTTATACCGGCCCTCTATGCGGCTCCTTCACCCTCTTTCTGACTGGGGTTTGACTGCTGTCCCTTTAAGCTCCGCCCAGCTAAAAgcccactttcttctgattggacaATTTGTGGAAGCTTGCCAAGGGGTAGCATCCAGTGCTTGTGAGCTGCACTGCCTGTATATTCTGTGTCTGTATCAGAGAGATGTATAAAGAGACATGATGATGTCAGCTCACcataatagtaaaaaaaaaaggctggaaaCTGAGTATTTagagtctgaagcctgagcttcttACTTTATCTCTTTACCTCAATAGATCAATATACAAATCTTTTGACATATATGGCAAAAATGCCCCCAGTATAAATGAAAGTTATACTGCCATTACCTCATTCACAATTTTAACTACTCctgatctttctttttttttttgctcaggcTCATTCACCAGAAAGCACTGCAGCCCAGTCACCAGAGGAGAAGAAAATGCCAGGTGCAGTGAAGCTACCCGGGCCTGCCGTTAACCTGTCAGAGCTGCAAAACGTCAAGAGTGAATTACGATGGGTCACCAAGGAGTAACATGTAGGTTTGATTGTAGTCCCCATCTTTTTTGCAAGAAACAAGAGCAAGTGAAATAAAGCATTGTTCATACACCAAGATaaggaaatcttttttttttttaatgttatataGGATATGCAAATCAGACTCTAAAGTCATCTTAAGTCTAGTTTTTAATACTAATGCCATCATCAAAAGGACAAATACCAAAAccaggaagaaaaaacataaaactataTTGAAAAACCATGACAGTATACTAGTGTAGCTCTAGTTACTGAGTAGGTGAGTATTACACTGCTGTTACAAGTCCTATCAGAAATGATTCAGGTGAAAATCTATTGTGTTCAGTCAAGTTTGacagaaaaatcatttttttaaaagatgcacTGAAGTGTCATTGTGAAGTGAGTGATAAGGAGCTTAAATCCAAAAGAAAACCTATTTGTATAATTTCTATTCTAGCTGGTAATATCCATACTTATCAGAACCCTTTACTGGCAGCACTAAAGTTTCCATCAGTACCCTGTAACAAGgacttattttaatatttaatattaaatgtagCTCTTTTGTGTGTTCCACAGCTTAGATAGGTTGGGTCtaaagattacaaaaaaaaaagatgcaaattgCAACCAAATTAAAGAAAGGAAGGACAAAGATGACTTTACTGCGAGTACTTTGTGAAGGATGCAAATCTACCTCGACTGCAAgcaaaaagtaaataattttCTAACTCTACAAACACAAGCATACGTGTAAAGTTGGGCTGTGTTTGACATTACTGAAGAATAGTACGGTTAAAGTCCTCCAGTGTTACCAATTGACACGTCTACAATTTCtgtccaaatcacaacaacagttggcTCAATGCACTGTACACATGCAGTATTCTGGAGAGAACCCCAATAATCAAAtgactccctatgagcaagcgcttTGTGATGGTGGGAAGGGAAAACGccattttaacagaaagaaactaacagaaccaggctcagtgagGGGCAGTCAGCTGCGCTACCGGTtgtgggtgaggggaaagaaacaagaagaagagagCACGGGGAGACAGGACGAAACAcagactgagggagagagaagacaaaaatgtaatgacGTGCTGCAGTGGTATTTAAAGATGTGGGGAGTGAAAAGTGGTGAGAGAAGAAGTGTTTAGTGTGTCacacagcagcctgagcctacagcagcataactaagcgatgattcagggtcacctgatccagccctaactatcaGCTTTATCAAAGGGAAGGTTTTGAGTCTAATCTTagaagtagagagggtgtctgtctcccaaaactgggagctggttcctcAGGAAACAGGCCTGATAggtgaaggctctgcctcccattctacttttagaaccacaagtaagccagcagtctgagagcgaagtgctctattggggtgatacaggactatgaggtctttaagataagatggggcctgattattcaagaccttgtatgtgaggaggaGGATTTGAAATTcaattttagatttaaaagggagccaatgaagagaagccaatatgggagaaatatgctctctctttgtagtccctgtcagtactctagctgcagcattttggatcagctggagGATTTTTCAGGAAACTTTTAGAACAAACTGATAATaaagaattacaatagtccagccatGAACtactttttcagcatcactctgagacaggatgttttagTGATAtttcacagatgaaagaaagcagtCCAATTCCTTTAATATacacattgaaggacatattctggccgaaaatgactccaagattcctcacagtgttactggaggccaacgTAATGCCATCAAgaataagtatctggttagacaccatgtttctaagaggggccaagtacaataacctctG from Archocentrus centrarchus isolate MPI-CPG fArcCen1 chromosome 20, fArcCen1, whole genome shotgun sequence encodes the following:
- the smpx gene encoding small muscular protein, giving the protein MSKPSTNVKALQANLNIPMGALRPGAGHPVKRREETVEAEEAHSPESTAAQSPEEKKMPGAVKLPGPAVNLSELQNVKSELRWVTKE